One Fundidesulfovibrio terrae genomic window carries:
- a CDS encoding ParB/RepB/Spo0J family partition protein gives MAGAKGLGRGLDVLLKGMSVGSEHPEVVLVQLDEVRPNPRQPRLEFDPQALEDLASSIKEQGVLQPILVRPDSSGKRGYELVAGERRLRASKLAGKDTIPAIVREVTDEQSLALALIENLQRENLNALEEAKGLDQLQGAFGMSQEALAQKVGKSRSSVANSLRLLQLPQDIQESLFKDDITAGHARALLSVTDPGVQAELWKRVTAGGLSVREAEDLAAHWKEHGELPPQGALPAPRPAEGKRKRPQPSQELVDLASRLRDRFRANVKIGGDGGRGKITFSYGSQEELRALLAEWGVGDA, from the coding sequence ATGGCGGGAGCGAAAGGATTGGGCCGCGGGCTGGATGTGCTGCTCAAGGGAATGTCCGTGGGGAGCGAGCACCCGGAAGTGGTTCTGGTGCAACTCGACGAGGTCAGGCCGAACCCCAGGCAGCCCAGGCTCGAGTTCGACCCCCAGGCCCTTGAGGATCTGGCCAGCTCCATCAAGGAGCAAGGCGTGCTGCAGCCCATTCTGGTGCGCCCGGATTCCTCGGGCAAGCGCGGCTACGAGCTGGTGGCCGGTGAACGCCGCCTGCGGGCCAGCAAGCTCGCCGGAAAGGACACCATCCCGGCCATCGTCAGGGAAGTCACGGACGAGCAGAGCCTGGCCCTGGCCCTGATCGAGAACCTGCAGCGCGAGAACCTGAACGCCCTGGAAGAGGCCAAGGGCCTGGACCAGCTTCAGGGCGCCTTCGGCATGAGCCAGGAAGCTCTGGCCCAGAAGGTGGGCAAGAGCCGCTCCTCCGTGGCCAACAGCCTGCGCCTGCTCCAGCTTCCGCAAGACATCCAGGAAAGCCTTTTCAAGGACGACATCACCGCCGGGCACGCCCGGGCCCTTCTGTCCGTCACAGATCCCGGGGTGCAGGCCGAGCTGTGGAAGCGCGTCACCGCAGGAGGGCTGTCGGTTCGCGAAGCCGAAGACCTGGCCGCTCACTGGAAGGAGCACGGGGAACTGCCTCCGCAAGGGGCGCTGCCGGCCCCCAGGCCGGCCGAGGGCAAGCGCAAGCGCCCCCAGCCGTCCCAGGAACTCGTCGATCTGGCCTCCAGGTTGCGGGATCGTTTCAGGGCCAACGTGAAGATCGGCGGCGACGGCGGCCGGGGCAAGATCACCTTCTCCTACGGCTCCCAGGAGGAGCTTCGGGCGCTGCTGGCGGAGTGGGGCGTAGGCGATGCCTAG
- the coaBC gene encoding bifunctional phosphopantothenoylcysteine decarboxylase/phosphopantothenate--cysteine ligase CoaBC, with protein MLPPHLKFPIHHGTRIQLGVTGSIAAYKALELLRTFHELELIVGVTLTRAATQFVTPLSFEALGADHVYTAMWEGADSAFGHLEPAQEARCMVIAPATANIMAKLAHGIADEILSTQSLAFAGPLLVAPAMNPRLWDAKATQENLAILRGRGVGVLEPGSGMMACGEKGKGRLTCLPDIVAHVLRALTPQDMSGIKVMLSLGPTREYFDPARFWSNPSTGLMGGALAMSAWLRGAEVSVVHGPVDLWFPDSISRHPVQTARQMFDACLDLWPSQDYGLMTAAVSDFSPVPYGQDKFKKTSLDKDVFSLEFATNPDILRTLGQNKAPRQKLLGFCAETTDLAGYAAKKLKDKNCDVMVANSIAAPGSGFASSTNKVHVVDAAGRSEEWPMLSKCEVAWRLMEWMTHLLP; from the coding sequence ATGTTGCCGCCACACCTGAAATTCCCCATCCACCACGGCACCCGCATCCAGCTGGGCGTTACGGGCAGCATCGCCGCCTACAAGGCCCTTGAGCTCCTGCGGACCTTCCACGAACTGGAACTCATCGTCGGCGTCACCCTGACCCGCGCGGCCACCCAGTTCGTCACCCCCTTGTCCTTCGAGGCCCTGGGGGCCGACCACGTGTACACGGCCATGTGGGAGGGGGCGGACAGCGCCTTCGGCCACCTGGAGCCCGCCCAGGAGGCCCGCTGCATGGTGATCGCCCCGGCCACGGCCAACATCATGGCCAAACTGGCCCACGGCATCGCCGATGAAATACTCTCTACCCAGTCCCTGGCCTTCGCCGGGCCCCTGCTGGTGGCCCCGGCCATGAATCCCAGGCTCTGGGACGCCAAGGCCACCCAGGAGAACCTTGCGATCCTTCGGGGCAGGGGAGTGGGGGTGCTCGAACCGGGCAGCGGCATGATGGCCTGCGGCGAGAAGGGCAAGGGCAGGCTAACCTGCCTGCCGGATATCGTGGCCCACGTGCTGCGGGCGCTCACCCCCCAGGACATGTCCGGAATCAAGGTGATGCTGAGCCTCGGGCCCACGCGCGAATACTTCGATCCGGCCCGCTTCTGGTCCAACCCCTCCACCGGGCTCATGGGCGGGGCCTTGGCCATGTCCGCCTGGCTGCGCGGGGCCGAGGTCAGCGTGGTGCACGGCCCCGTGGACCTGTGGTTCCCCGACAGCATCTCCCGCCATCCCGTGCAGACGGCCCGGCAGATGTTCGACGCCTGCCTGGACCTCTGGCCCTCGCAGGATTACGGCCTCATGACCGCCGCCGTGTCCGACTTCTCGCCCGTCCCGTACGGGCAGGACAAGTTCAAGAAGACCAGCCTGGACAAGGACGTTTTCAGCCTGGAGTTCGCCACCAACCCGGACATCCTGCGCACCTTGGGCCAGAACAAGGCCCCTCGCCAGAAGCTCCTGGGCTTCTGCGCCGAGACCACCGACCTGGCTGGATACGCCGCCAAGAAGCTCAAGGACAAGAACTGCGACGTCATGGTGGCCAACTCCATAGCCGCGCCTGGCAGCGGTTTCGCGTCCTCCACCAACAAGGTTCACGTGGTGGACGCGGCCGGGCGCTCCGAAGAGTGGCCCATGCTTTCCAAATGCGAGGTGGCCTGGAGGCTCATGGAATGGATGACGCATCTTTTACCCTGA
- a CDS encoding MlaE family ABC transporter permease, translating to MASESQQFIWLVNRLLGCLRRPFTGKPYMSWQTWRHFAWVGADSLPIVSTIAACTGIILALQAAQQLEKVGALSYVANLVGISIVAELGPLLTALILSGRAGAAFTAEIATMKISEEIDALEVMGLDSVRYLVWPKCVAMAVMSPLLALWADFTGVLAGGIFSVTVLGLSAKGYYEQTANFITLRIMTSGLVKSLAFGLAITLIGCWQGYLAREGALDVGRRTTRSVVQSIFLIVLLDLFFTALSFISR from the coding sequence ATGGCCAGCGAATCCCAACAATTCATCTGGCTCGTCAACCGGCTCCTGGGCTGCCTGCGCCGGCCATTCACCGGAAAACCCTACATGAGCTGGCAGACCTGGCGGCATTTCGCCTGGGTCGGCGCCGATTCTCTGCCCATCGTCAGCACCATCGCCGCCTGCACCGGCATCATCCTGGCCTTGCAGGCGGCCCAGCAGCTGGAAAAGGTCGGGGCGCTCTCCTACGTGGCCAATCTTGTGGGCATCAGCATCGTGGCGGAACTCGGGCCGCTGCTCACGGCGCTCATTCTGTCCGGACGGGCGGGCGCGGCATTCACGGCAGAGATCGCCACCATGAAGATTTCGGAGGAGATCGACGCCCTAGAGGTCATGGGGCTCGATTCGGTGCGCTACCTCGTCTGGCCCAAATGCGTGGCCATGGCGGTCATGTCGCCGCTTTTGGCCCTGTGGGCCGACTTCACGGGCGTGCTTGCCGGGGGAATCTTTTCGGTCACGGTGCTCGGCCTGTCGGCCAAGGGCTACTACGAGCAGACCGCCAACTTCATCACCCTGCGCATCATGACCTCCGGGCTGGTGAAAAGCCTGGCCTTCGGGCTGGCCATCACCCTGATCGGCTGCTGGCAAGGATACCTGGCGCGCGAGGGAGCCCTGGACGTGGGGCGGCGCACCACCCGGTCGGTGGTGCAGTCCATCTTCCTCATCGTGCTGCTGGACCTCTTCTTCACCGCACTGAGCTTCATCTCCCGCTGA
- a CDS encoding GAK system XXXCH domain-containing protein → MDFRALKTALDDAFQGILEVTQDGQIPEEKIVNQFARLSTQLHAQADEVWVGEAEDFAHLANQLLQAVKKGKREDAIRLVDSLQDAQDYCHRTYKS, encoded by the coding sequence ATGGATTTTCGCGCCTTAAAAACCGCTCTTGACGACGCCTTCCAGGGTATTCTTGAAGTCACCCAGGACGGGCAGATTCCCGAGGAAAAGATCGTCAACCAATTTGCTCGCCTTTCTACCCAACTTCATGCCCAAGCGGATGAGGTCTGGGTCGGCGAAGCTGAAGATTTCGCCCACTTGGCAAACCAGCTTCTCCAGGCCGTCAAGAAAGGGAAACGTGAAGATGCCATTCGTCTTGTGGACTCCTTGCAGGATGCCCAGGATTACTGCCATCGGACTTACAAATCCTAG
- a CDS encoding ParA family protein, protein MARCIVVANQKGGVGKTTTAVNLAAALAVMEKKTLLIDCDPQANASSGLGIYPESVAENLYSILYEPEKVWDAVYDTSLPYLNVLPSTSDLVAADIELVDKQGRENFLRKVVAELGEKYDFILLDCPPSLGLVTLNALCAATELLVPLQCEYYALEGVAQLLKTFELVRKRFNTGLHLLGVVMTMYDGRNKLNRHVKREIRKCFPKHHFETLIPRNVRVSEAPSHGQSVIDYDVKSKGAEAYLGLAKEVLCRVPV, encoded by the coding sequence ATGGCCCGATGTATTGTAGTCGCCAACCAGAAGGGCGGGGTGGGCAAGACCACCACGGCTGTCAACTTGGCGGCCGCTCTGGCGGTGATGGAAAAAAAAACTCTCCTGATCGACTGTGACCCCCAGGCCAACGCTTCCAGCGGCCTGGGCATCTACCCTGAAAGCGTCGCGGAGAATCTTTACTCCATCCTTTACGAGCCCGAAAAGGTTTGGGACGCCGTCTACGACACGTCGCTGCCCTATCTGAACGTGCTCCCCTCCACCTCGGACCTGGTGGCCGCCGACATCGAATTGGTGGACAAGCAGGGCAGGGAGAACTTCCTGCGCAAAGTGGTGGCCGAGTTGGGCGAGAAATACGATTTCATCCTGCTGGACTGCCCCCCCTCGTTGGGGCTGGTCACGCTGAACGCCCTGTGCGCGGCCACGGAACTCCTGGTGCCGCTGCAGTGCGAATACTACGCCCTGGAGGGAGTGGCCCAGCTGCTCAAAACCTTCGAGCTGGTGCGCAAGCGTTTCAACACAGGCCTGCACCTCTTGGGCGTGGTCATGACCATGTACGACGGGCGCAATAAGCTGAACCGGCATGTGAAGCGCGAGATCCGCAAGTGCTTTCCCAAGCACCATTTCGAGACGCTCATCCCCCGCAACGTCCGGGTGTCCGAAGCGCCCAGCCACGGACAGTCGGTCATCGACTACGACGTCAAGTCCAAGGGGGCGGAGGCGTATCTGGGGCTGGCCAAGGAAGTTCTCTGCCGCGTCCCGGTGTGA
- a CDS encoding STAS domain-containing protein translates to MSSDERTTVWKATGNQASGTATIEGEVDFSNSLDVRTWIKDFAQTFQGDLLLDLSSLNYIDSSGLAVLIEIRKHLKSQNRGIRVVGVSSQVNKLFTLTQIGELFGL, encoded by the coding sequence ATGTCGTCGGATGAGCGGACCACGGTCTGGAAAGCCACTGGGAACCAGGCCAGCGGGACAGCCACCATCGAGGGAGAGGTTGATTTCTCGAACTCTCTGGATGTGCGCACCTGGATCAAGGATTTCGCCCAGACGTTCCAGGGGGACCTCCTGTTGGATCTTTCCTCGCTGAATTACATCGACAGCTCCGGGCTGGCGGTGCTCATTGAGATCCGGAAACACCTCAAGTCCCAGAATCGGGGTATCCGGGTGGTCGGGGTGTCCAGCCAAGTGAACAAGCTCTTCACACTCACGCAGATCGGGGAACTTTTCGGGCTCTAG
- the gyrA gene encoding DNA gyrase subunit A: MLEQNSEDNKKISIEDELKKSYLEYSLSVIVGRAIPDVRDGLKPVHRRILFAMHELSNTYNRPYKKSARVVGDVIGKYHPHGDSAVYDALVRLAQDFSMRDPLVDGQGNFGSIDGDAAAAMRYTEVRMSRLTSEFLTDIEKETVDFRPNYDNSLEEPSVLPTKVPNLLVNGSSGIAVGMATNIPPHNLGELCDALLTLLDDPNCSVDEVIACVPGPDFPTAGAIFGGQGLIDAYRTGRGSIKMRGKVEIEQFKKDKELVVIREIPYALNKSSLVEKIAQLINEKKIDGVSDLRDESDRKGIRVVLELKRGTIPDIVINSLYKFTPLETSFGFNMLVVAGNRPALLNLKQMLEYFLDHRKEIIIRRSRYDLRKSEERAHILEGLRIALDNIDEVVSLIRSSKTPLEAKERLMERFSLSERQSQAILDMRLQRLTNLEREKLLDEYAELLKFIEYLRSILENDEVLRGVIRDEIIELKDKYATPRRTEILDSLEGIDIEDLIPDENVVITLSRRGYIKRTPLDTYQQQRRGGKGIAGVHTSAEDFIQSFCTTTNHQYLLLFTNLGKMHQLKVHQIPEGSRTAKGLHIANLLPMEKEEFIATALTIREFTPDRYFLFVTRKGMVKRTAIDLYKNVRVGGIRAVNLNEEDELLDVKEVPAQAEILLATEYGQGIRFSVADVRPMGRSAAGVKGIALAGKDRVASGVVFGDPERNQVLTVSANGFGKRSDVDLYRLQSRSGKGVINMKVTAKTGHVIGATSVCESDDILLLTSANKIIRTPVASVRNVGRAAQGVTLVDMEQGVTVMGFDIVDGVSGDVVSDKEETAS; this comes from the coding sequence GTGCTCGAACAGAACTCAGAAGATAACAAAAAGATATCCATCGAGGACGAACTCAAGAAGTCCTACCTCGAATATTCGCTTTCCGTCATCGTGGGCCGGGCCATTCCCGACGTACGCGACGGCCTCAAGCCCGTGCACCGGCGCATCCTTTTCGCCATGCACGAGCTCTCCAACACGTACAACCGCCCGTACAAGAAGTCCGCCCGCGTCGTCGGCGACGTCATCGGCAAATACCACCCGCACGGCGACTCGGCCGTGTACGACGCCTTGGTGCGCCTCGCGCAGGATTTCTCCATGCGCGATCCCCTGGTGGACGGCCAGGGCAACTTCGGCTCCATCGACGGCGACGCCGCGGCGGCCATGCGTTACACCGAAGTGCGCATGTCCCGCCTCACCAGCGAGTTCCTGACCGACATCGAAAAGGAGACCGTCGATTTCAGGCCCAACTACGACAACTCCCTGGAAGAGCCTTCGGTGCTTCCCACCAAGGTGCCCAACCTGCTCGTCAACGGCAGCTCCGGCATCGCGGTGGGCATGGCCACCAACATTCCGCCGCACAACCTGGGCGAACTGTGCGACGCCCTGCTGACCCTGCTCGACGACCCCAACTGCTCGGTGGACGAGGTCATCGCCTGCGTGCCCGGCCCGGACTTCCCCACGGCCGGGGCCATCTTCGGCGGACAGGGGCTCATCGACGCCTACCGGACCGGCCGCGGCTCCATCAAGATGCGCGGCAAAGTGGAGATCGAGCAGTTCAAGAAGGACAAGGAACTCGTGGTCATCCGCGAAATTCCCTACGCCCTGAACAAGTCGAGCCTGGTGGAGAAGATCGCCCAGCTCATCAACGAGAAGAAGATCGACGGCGTCTCGGACCTGCGCGACGAATCCGACCGCAAGGGCATCCGCGTGGTGCTCGAACTCAAGCGCGGCACCATCCCGGACATCGTCATCAACAGCCTCTACAAGTTCACGCCTCTCGAAACCTCCTTCGGTTTCAACATGCTTGTTGTAGCGGGCAACCGCCCGGCGCTTCTGAACCTCAAGCAGATGCTTGAATACTTCCTGGATCACCGCAAGGAGATCATCATCCGGCGCTCGCGCTACGACCTGCGCAAGAGCGAGGAGCGGGCGCACATCCTGGAAGGCCTGCGCATCGCCCTAGACAACATCGACGAGGTGGTGAGCCTTATCCGGTCCTCCAAAACGCCCCTGGAGGCCAAGGAGCGCCTCATGGAGCGCTTCAGCCTCTCGGAGCGGCAAAGCCAGGCCATCCTGGACATGCGCCTGCAGCGCCTGACCAACCTGGAGCGCGAGAAGCTGCTGGACGAGTACGCCGAGCTTCTGAAGTTCATCGAGTACCTGCGTTCCATCCTGGAGAACGACGAAGTGCTGCGCGGGGTCATCCGCGACGAGATCATCGAGCTCAAGGACAAGTACGCCACCCCCCGCCGCACCGAGATCCTCGACAGCCTGGAAGGCATCGACATCGAGGACCTCATCCCCGACGAGAACGTGGTCATCACCCTGTCGCGCCGGGGTTACATCAAGCGCACGCCGCTGGACACCTACCAGCAGCAGAGAAGGGGAGGCAAAGGCATCGCCGGGGTGCACACCTCGGCCGAGGACTTCATCCAGAGCTTCTGCACCACCACCAACCACCAGTACCTGCTGCTCTTCACCAACCTGGGCAAGATGCACCAGCTCAAGGTGCACCAGATTCCCGAAGGTTCGCGCACGGCCAAGGGGCTGCACATCGCCAACCTGCTGCCCATGGAAAAGGAAGAGTTCATCGCCACGGCGCTCACCATCCGGGAGTTCACCCCGGACCGCTACTTCCTTTTCGTGACCCGCAAGGGCATGGTCAAGCGCACGGCCATCGACCTGTACAAGAACGTCCGCGTGGGCGGCATCCGCGCCGTGAACCTGAACGAGGAAGACGAACTGTTGGACGTCAAGGAAGTCCCGGCCCAGGCCGAGATTCTCCTGGCCACGGAATACGGCCAGGGCATCCGCTTCAGCGTCGCCGACGTGCGCCCCATGGGCCGGAGCGCCGCGGGCGTGAAGGGCATCGCCCTCGCCGGCAAGGACCGCGTGGCCTCGGGCGTCGTCTTCGGCGACCCCGAGCGCAACCAGGTGCTCACCGTTTCCGCCAACGGCTTCGGCAAGCGCTCGGACGTCGACCTCTACCGCCTGCAGAGCCGCAGCGGAAAAGGCGTCATCAACATGAAGGTCACGGCCAAGACCGGCCACGTCATCGGCGCCACCTCCGTGTGCGAGTCCGACGACATTCTGCTGCTCACTTCGGCCAACAAGATCATCCGCACGCCGGTGGCCTCGGTGCGCAACGTGGGCCGCGCCGCCCAGGGCGTCACCCTGGTGGACATGGAGCAGGGCGTCACCGTCATGGGCTTCGACATCGTGGACGGAGTGAGTGGCGATGTCGTTTCCGACAAGGAGGAAACGGCCTCCTGA
- a CDS encoding bifunctional heptose 7-phosphate kinase/heptose 1-phosphate adenyltransferase — protein MPSDPPGRNFADAVERLAGVPVLVVGDVMLDHYLAGDAERISPEAPIPVVRVASEKHLLGGAGNVARNIAALGGKPELVSVIGADDPGSVLQELLSKEGLPGHLVVEKRRMTTIKTRIIARNQQMLRVDREESRELEGGSLDALDGLLRSVARRHGVVVVSDYGKGVVCAKLMDTLRGLEAEGGKAPLILVDPKTVNASLYAHADLLTPNAKEAGELAGVKASGRDGVIKAGLAIFKRLRCRQLCITLGAEGMAVFERPGRVLHVPTVARNVYDVTGAGDTVMAVLAMALGAGYDLPRASVLANYAAGIVVGQVGAAVASPEALREAIRSVEPPRVETWLDIE, from the coding sequence ATGCCTAGCGATCCCCCGGGCCGGAATTTCGCCGACGCCGTGGAGCGCCTGGCCGGGGTGCCGGTGCTGGTGGTGGGCGACGTCATGCTCGACCACTACCTGGCGGGCGACGCCGAGCGCATCTCGCCGGAAGCCCCCATTCCGGTGGTGCGCGTGGCCAGTGAAAAGCACCTTCTGGGCGGGGCGGGCAACGTGGCCCGGAACATCGCCGCGCTTGGCGGCAAGCCTGAGCTGGTGAGCGTGATCGGCGCGGACGATCCGGGGTCGGTCCTGCAGGAGCTCCTGTCCAAGGAGGGCCTGCCGGGACACCTGGTGGTGGAAAAGCGCCGCATGACCACCATCAAGACCCGCATCATCGCCCGAAACCAGCAAATGCTCAGGGTGGACCGCGAGGAGTCGCGCGAGCTGGAAGGAGGGAGCCTGGACGCCCTTGACGGGCTGCTCAGGTCCGTGGCCCGGCGTCACGGCGTGGTGGTGGTGTCCGATTACGGCAAGGGCGTGGTGTGCGCCAAACTCATGGACACCCTGCGCGGTCTGGAGGCCGAGGGCGGCAAGGCCCCGCTGATCCTGGTGGACCCCAAGACGGTCAACGCCTCCCTCTACGCCCATGCCGACCTGCTCACACCCAATGCCAAGGAGGCCGGGGAACTGGCTGGGGTCAAGGCGTCCGGGCGCGACGGGGTCATCAAGGCCGGTCTCGCGATCTTCAAGCGGTTGCGCTGCCGCCAGCTGTGCATCACCCTGGGAGCCGAGGGCATGGCCGTCTTCGAGCGTCCGGGCAGGGTGCTGCACGTGCCCACCGTGGCACGCAACGTCTACGACGTCACCGGCGCCGGGGATACGGTCATGGCCGTGCTGGCCATGGCGTTGGGGGCAGGGTACGATCTGCCCCGGGCCAGCGTGCTGGCCAACTACGCGGCAGGAATCGTGGTCGGGCAGGTTGGGGCCGCAGTGGCCTCGCCGGAGGCGTTGCGCGAGGCCATCCGCAGCGTGGAGCCGCCCAGGGTGGAAACGTGGCTGGACATCGAATGA
- a CDS encoding ABC transporter ATP-binding protein: MSLDWTHTHAAPDIRLEDIQVGYGDLTVLQDVTAVLPGGKISVILGGSGGGKSTLLKTILGLLQPTAGHVWLEDSDLYGLSEPEMREIRKRMGVLFQDGALLGSLPLAENIALPIREHTSLDEETIETMVGIKLSLVGLGDFADFFPSQLSGGMRKRAGLARALALDPRILLCDEPTSGLDPITAADLDQMILDLKDAFGMTIVVVSHDLQSVFTIADHVVVLNKGIPVFQGVPDALRNNEDPFLRQFLDRRPTRGNGQGGGERST; encoded by the coding sequence ATGAGCCTCGACTGGACACATACCCACGCCGCCCCGGACATCCGGCTGGAGGACATCCAGGTGGGATACGGCGACCTGACCGTGCTCCAGGACGTAACCGCCGTCTTGCCAGGCGGTAAAATATCAGTAATTCTGGGTGGTTCCGGAGGGGGGAAGTCCACCCTGCTCAAGACCATCCTGGGCCTGCTCCAGCCGACGGCGGGCCATGTCTGGCTGGAGGATTCCGACCTTTACGGCCTTTCGGAACCGGAAATGCGCGAGATACGAAAGCGCATGGGTGTGCTCTTCCAGGACGGGGCGCTGCTCGGTTCCTTACCCCTGGCCGAGAACATCGCCCTGCCCATCCGGGAACACACCTCCCTGGACGAGGAGACCATAGAGACCATGGTGGGCATCAAGCTCTCCCTGGTGGGCCTGGGCGATTTTGCAGATTTCTTCCCGAGCCAGCTCTCAGGCGGCATGCGCAAGCGGGCCGGCCTGGCCCGGGCGCTGGCCCTGGACCCGCGCATCCTGCTGTGTGACGAGCCCACTTCCGGGCTCGACCCCATCACCGCGGCGGACCTGGACCAGATGATCCTGGACCTCAAGGATGCCTTCGGCATGACCATCGTGGTGGTTTCCCACGACCTGCAAAGCGTTTTCACAATCGCCGATCATGTGGTAGTGCTCAATAAGGGGATTCCGGTTTTCCAGGGTGTTCCGGATGCGCTGCGAAACAACGAAGACCCCTTTCTGCGGCAGTTCCTGGACCGGCGGCCCACGCGCGGCAACGGGCAGGGCGGCGGCGAGCGCAGTACATAA
- a CDS encoding NAD-dependent epimerase produces MKFLVTGAAGFIGFHLANRLLEMGFTVVGIDNLNDYYSVALKKDRLKILQRNEHFTFMKLDLSAREDLDSLFANNQFTHVINMAAQAGVRYSLDNPMAYVQSNIVGFANLLEGCRHNKVQHLVYASSSSVYGLNTNMPFSVHSNVDHPISLYAASKKSNELMAHAYSHLYGLPCTGLRFFTVYGPWGRPDMALFLFTKAIMEDRPIQVFNNGKMKRDFTYIDDIVEGVVLASLKDPKPNPDWSGDAPDPGSSPAPYRLYNIGNNNSIELTRYIEALELALGRQARKVMLPMQPGDVPETYADVDDLIRDVGFKPSTPIEEGIERFVSWYKGYYNV; encoded by the coding sequence ATGAAATTTCTCGTTACCGGCGCGGCCGGTTTCATCGGCTTTCACCTTGCGAACAGGCTTCTGGAAATGGGCTTCACCGTGGTTGGGATCGACAATCTCAACGATTACTATTCCGTCGCCCTGAAAAAAGATCGTCTGAAGATTCTGCAGCGCAACGAGCATTTCACGTTCATGAAGCTCGATCTCTCCGCCCGCGAGGATCTCGACTCCCTGTTCGCCAACAACCAGTTCACCCACGTGATCAACATGGCCGCCCAGGCCGGGGTACGCTACAGCCTGGATAATCCCATGGCCTACGTGCAGTCCAACATCGTGGGCTTCGCCAATCTTCTGGAAGGGTGCAGGCACAACAAGGTTCAGCATCTGGTGTACGCGTCCTCCAGTTCGGTGTACGGCCTGAACACCAACATGCCGTTCTCGGTCCATTCCAACGTCGACCACCCCATCAGCCTGTACGCCGCATCAAAGAAATCCAACGAGCTCATGGCCCACGCCTACAGCCATCTGTACGGGCTTCCCTGCACGGGCCTACGCTTTTTCACCGTCTACGGCCCATGGGGCCGCCCGGACATGGCCCTGTTCCTCTTCACCAAGGCCATCATGGAGGACCGGCCCATCCAGGTGTTCAACAATGGAAAGATGAAGCGCGACTTCACCTACATTGACGACATCGTGGAGGGAGTGGTCCTGGCGTCGCTCAAGGACCCCAAGCCCAATCCCGACTGGAGCGGCGACGCTCCCGATCCGGGCAGCAGCCCGGCCCCGTACCGGCTGTACAACATCGGCAACAACAACAGCATCGAGCTGACCCGTTACATCGAAGCGCTGGAGTTGGCTCTGGGCAGGCAGGCGCGCAAGGTCATGCTGCCCATGCAGCCTGGGGACGTTCCCGAAACGTACGCCGACGTTGATGACCTTATCCGGGACGTTGGTTTCAAGCCCAGCACCCCAATCGAGGAAGGCATCGAGCGTTTTGTTTCTTGGTATAAAGGCTATTACAACGTCTGA